One genomic region from Vitis riparia cultivar Riparia Gloire de Montpellier isolate 1030 chromosome 17, EGFV_Vit.rip_1.0, whole genome shotgun sequence encodes:
- the LOC117904744 gene encoding uncharacterized protein LOC117904744 yields MKDNESLREFVKRFGQAVLQVEACSMDAVLQIFKRCICPGTPFFESLAKKPPMTMDDLFRRANKYSMLEDDVRAATQQVLVAGQSSKGSTEGSTKPPDRPRPSDRRQEGPSRPEMPPLTPLSITYEKLLPMIQNLSDFRWPRPLGSDPSRRDHSKKCAYHKEHGHTTETCRSLQYLVERLIKAGHLRQYLRSDARDGDASRGRDSGAPTAPAPPKPS; encoded by the coding sequence atgaaggacAATGAATCCTTGAGGGAGTTCGTGAAACGATTTGGCCAGGCTGTCCTGCAAGTAGAAGCTTGCAGCATGGACGCTGTCCTACAAATCTTCAAGCGATGTATTTGCCCAGGCACTCCATTTTTTGAGTCACTGGCTAAAAAGCCTCCCATGACGATGGACGACTTGTTTCGACGTGCaaacaaatactcaatgctCGAAGATGACGTACGGGCAGCTACCCAGCAAGTATTGGTTGCCGGACAATCGTCCAAGGGTAGCACAGAGGGAAGCACTAAACCTCCGGACAGGCCAAGACCATCCGATCGAAGGCAAGAGGGGCCAAGCCGCCCGGAGATGCCACCTCTCACACCACTCTCTATAACTTATGAGAAGCTTCTCCCTATGATCCAGAACTTGTCCGATTTCAGGTGGCCCAGACCCCTCGGATCGGATCCATCCAGGAGAGATCATAGCAAAAAATGTGCTTACCATAAGGAGCATGGCCATACAACGGAGACGTGCAGAAGCCTCCAATATTTGGTGGAAAGACTTATAAAGGCGGGTCATTTAAGGCAATACCTCCGTTCAGATGCTAGAGATGGGGATGCCTCCCGGGGTCGCGACTCTGGGGCCCCCACGGCTCCAGCCCCCCCAAAGCCGTCATAA